A portion of the Ferroacidibacillus organovorans genome contains these proteins:
- a CDS encoding 3-hydroxybutyryl-CoA dehydrogenase, with the protein MAIQHVMVIGAGQMGSGIAQVCAMRGMRVTLQDIAPEFVERGFSRIEESLVRIVKKGGLSESASRDTLASITLTTTLDAVASADFVIEAAVEKMDIKKSLFMQLDGLAKPDAILATNTSSLPITEIAAVTSRPERVIGMHFMNPVPVMQLVEIIRGLQTSEKTYRAVADLAQALGKTPVEVHDYPGFISNRILLPMINEAIYCLYEGVADRDAIDTVMKLGMNHPMGPLQLADFIGLDTCLSIMEILHDGLGDSKYRPCPLLRKYVAAGWLGKKSGRGFYDYRSESK; encoded by the coding sequence ATGGCGATACAACACGTGATGGTGATCGGTGCCGGACAGATGGGCAGTGGCATCGCGCAAGTCTGCGCGATGCGTGGGATGCGTGTGACGCTTCAAGACATTGCGCCTGAATTTGTGGAGCGCGGTTTTTCGCGGATTGAGGAGAGTCTTGTTAGGATTGTGAAAAAGGGTGGACTGTCGGAGAGCGCGTCGCGCGATACGCTTGCGAGCATCACCCTGACCACGACACTCGACGCGGTGGCCTCGGCGGACTTTGTGATCGAGGCGGCCGTTGAGAAGATGGACATAAAAAAGTCCCTGTTTATGCAGCTCGACGGACTGGCAAAACCGGATGCAATCCTCGCGACAAACACATCCTCGCTGCCGATTACGGAGATTGCGGCGGTCACCTCGCGCCCGGAGCGCGTGATTGGCATGCATTTTATGAATCCAGTTCCTGTCATGCAGTTGGTGGAGATCATTCGCGGTCTGCAGACGAGCGAAAAGACGTATCGAGCGGTGGCCGATCTTGCACAGGCACTTGGCAAAACGCCTGTGGAGGTGCATGATTATCCTGGGTTTATCTCAAACCGCATTTTGCTCCCGATGATCAATGAGGCGATCTATTGTCTCTATGAAGGGGTGGCGGATCGCGACGCGATTGACACGGTGATGAAACTGGGGATGAATCATCCGATGGGTCCGCTGCAACTGGCTGATTTCATTGGACTCGATACGTGTCTTTCGATTATGGAGATTCTTCACGACGGACTTGGTGACAGCAAATATCGACCGTGCCCTCTTTTGCGAAAATACGTCGCGGCAGGATGGCTCGGCAAAAAGAGCGGACGCGGATTTTATGATTATCGCAGCGAATCGAAATAG
- a CDS encoding acetyl-CoA C-acetyltransferase encodes MNTVIVSGARTPFGRLGGALSSISAVELGAVALRAALLRGGVAPDEVEEVAMGMVLQGGAGQIPSRQALRLAGMPWAVRSETVNKVCASGLRAVTLIDQMVRAGDLDVALAGGMESMSNAPYFVRGARFGLKMGDASFVDLMQHDGLTCAFDHVPMVVHGTTVAKEYEVSRDAQDAWAYRSHKRAIEAMDQGKFAEEIAPVSVSMKAGTVEVAVDEAPRRDTSLEKLAALRPVGDPNGTVTAGNAPGVNDGAAALLLMSEARARREGREILGTLRGHAEVALEAKYIASAPGVAVAKLLEKTGRSLEDIALFEINEAFAAVPLVSRHHVPWDLERVNVNGGAVALGHPIGASGARILLTLLYELRRRGGGLGIAAICSGAAQGDAVLVEV; translated from the coding sequence ATGAACACGGTGATTGTCTCAGGAGCACGAACGCCGTTTGGTAGACTTGGCGGCGCGCTTTCTTCTATTTCTGCCGTTGAGTTGGGTGCGGTTGCGCTGCGTGCGGCGCTTTTGCGCGGCGGTGTTGCGCCGGATGAGGTAGAAGAAGTGGCGATGGGCATGGTGCTTCAGGGTGGCGCGGGACAAATCCCTTCGCGCCAGGCGCTGCGCCTTGCGGGGATGCCGTGGGCGGTGCGCTCGGAGACGGTCAACAAGGTCTGTGCGTCGGGGCTTCGCGCTGTCACACTGATTGATCAGATGGTGCGGGCGGGTGATCTTGATGTGGCGCTTGCGGGCGGCATGGAGAGCATGTCAAACGCCCCGTATTTTGTACGCGGCGCACGCTTTGGGCTGAAGATGGGTGATGCCTCGTTTGTGGATCTGATGCAGCATGACGGCCTGACCTGTGCGTTTGACCACGTTCCGATGGTGGTGCACGGTACTACAGTGGCAAAAGAGTATGAAGTGTCGCGCGACGCCCAAGATGCCTGGGCCTATCGCTCACACAAACGCGCGATCGAGGCGATGGATCAAGGAAAATTTGCGGAAGAGATCGCTCCTGTGTCCGTTTCCATGAAAGCGGGTACAGTGGAGGTGGCGGTCGATGAGGCGCCACGCCGTGATACGTCACTAGAAAAACTGGCTGCGCTGCGTCCGGTGGGGGATCCGAACGGCACCGTGACAGCAGGAAATGCGCCAGGCGTCAATGACGGCGCGGCGGCGCTGCTTTTAATGAGTGAGGCGCGGGCGCGCCGTGAAGGCAGGGAGATCCTAGGGACGCTGCGGGGACACGCAGAAGTTGCGCTTGAGGCGAAGTACATCGCGTCGGCGCCGGGTGTCGCAGTGGCAAAGCTTCTTGAAAAGACGGGGCGGTCGCTTGAGGACATCGCGCTTTTTGAGATCAATGAAGCATTTGCGGCGGTTCCGCTGGTGAGTCGCCATCATGTCCCGTGGGATCTGGAGCGCGTCAACGTGAATGGCGGCGCGGTCGCACTCGGACATCCGATCGGTGCGAGCGGTGCGCGCATCTTGCTGACGCTCCTCTATGAACTTCGGCGGCGCGGTGGCGGTCTTGGCATAGCTGCGATTTGCAGTGGTGCCGCGCAAGGCGATGCAGTTCTCGTGGAGGTGTAG
- the fdhD gene encoding formate dehydrogenase accessory sulfurtransferase FdhD, which translates to MDLPVIIRRKVQRYENETFSEREANVVTEYALTVYIDGQEFVTLVCTPTDLEDLVIGFLASEGVLTSCEEIRSLTISEEDGVAYVRLATPFVIDPQMFGKRYIASCCGKGRQSFYFYQDAALAKPIAVAPQITPGQIVSLIDRMQRASNLFHATGGVHNASLCTVDKVLLSRFDIGRHNALDKLYGYQIRENLASDKLVIAFSGRISSEVLLKVAKMGIGIVLSKSAPTALALQIADDLQLTTVGFVRKGAFSVYTHPERVRREWAE; encoded by the coding sequence GTGGATTTGCCAGTAATCATCAGACGAAAGGTACAGCGCTACGAGAATGAGACATTTTCAGAGCGTGAGGCAAACGTTGTAACAGAATATGCGCTAACGGTCTATATTGATGGACAGGAGTTTGTCACGCTCGTTTGCACACCGACCGATTTGGAGGATCTGGTGATTGGATTTCTCGCATCAGAAGGCGTGCTGACATCTTGTGAGGAGATTCGCTCGCTCACCATCTCAGAGGAAGATGGTGTGGCCTATGTTCGCCTCGCGACGCCGTTTGTCATAGACCCGCAAATGTTTGGAAAGCGGTACATCGCCTCGTGTTGTGGCAAAGGGCGACAATCGTTCTACTTTTATCAGGATGCGGCGCTGGCAAAACCGATCGCAGTGGCGCCGCAGATCACGCCGGGACAGATCGTTTCGCTGATCGACCGGATGCAGCGCGCGTCGAACCTGTTTCACGCGACAGGCGGTGTGCACAATGCATCGCTGTGCACCGTGGATAAGGTGCTGTTGTCGCGCTTTGACATCGGGCGTCACAACGCGCTTGACAAACTCTACGGATACCAGATTCGCGAGAATCTGGCGAGTGACAAATTGGTGATCGCGTTTAGCGGACGCATCTCTTCAGAGGTGCTGTTGAAAGTCGCAAAAATGGGCATTGGCATCGTGCTGTCAAAATCGGCGCCAACGGCGCTCGCGCTGCAGATCGCGGATGATTTGCAGTTGACGACAGTCGGTTTTGTGCGAAAAGGCGCTTTTTCTGTGTATACGCATCCGGAGCGCGTGCGGCGGGAATGGGCTGAATGA
- a CDS encoding heterodisulfide reductase-related iron-sulfur binding cluster, which yields MQPLRIIAFTVLLIAALIGFFSGIYQRYRFLRLGQAEQRSDHSEERMKGFFKYVLGQGKVLAEPSGIGHFFIFWGFIILGFGELDFFGFDLFGGHIPGFTQGWFTFTQELFAAFVMVAVIVALIRRYVWRPMRIEPTFEAGFILGLIFIIVATLFLTTGLDAVASGAYTVPAAPMSSLVAYWFSGMSPSVAGNLAQVFFWIHTLSIFGFLVFIPRSKHLHMIGAVFNTYYRNLGPVGKLKTLDLSDETVEEFGVAKVTQLSWKQLLDGYACTECGRCHVSCPATLTGKDLSPKYLILKMKDHLVDQGPSLLKMAAGGEDYTASLPDLVGEVYTEDEIWACTTCRACEEACPVFNEHVSLIVDLRRDLVLTKGSAPGEVNRTFTNLERHSNEWGRPRSARAEWAEGLGIRVMEDVEGAVDYLYYVGTAVSYDPRNQKIAQSFVKLLQKANVDFAILGKEEESDGDSARRLGNEFLYQELVERNVELFKAYGVKKIVTTDPHAFNQFSKEYKDFGLDIEVLHHTQFLAELLKEGRIIPTQRVEKTVTYHDPCYLGRYNGEYDAPRYILEHIPGLTVLEMERSRNKSMCCGAGGGSMFKEETGEKRINVERTEQALETGATTIATACPYCMTMMIDGTKAKGVEEEIDTNDIAELLCMAV from the coding sequence TGAGCAACGCTCAGACCACAGTGAGGAGCGCATGAAAGGTTTCTTCAAATACGTGCTTGGGCAGGGTAAAGTGTTGGCCGAACCGTCAGGGATCGGACACTTTTTCATCTTCTGGGGATTTATCATCCTCGGATTCGGTGAGCTCGATTTTTTTGGCTTTGATCTGTTTGGCGGGCACATCCCAGGGTTTACGCAGGGGTGGTTCACGTTTACACAGGAGTTGTTTGCGGCGTTTGTCATGGTGGCCGTGATCGTTGCGCTGATTCGCCGCTACGTGTGGCGACCGATGCGGATTGAACCTACGTTTGAGGCGGGCTTTATTCTCGGACTCATCTTTATCATCGTGGCGACACTCTTCTTGACCACAGGACTTGACGCAGTCGCGAGTGGCGCTTACACCGTGCCTGCCGCGCCGATGTCAAGCCTTGTCGCGTATTGGTTTTCTGGCATGTCGCCATCCGTTGCGGGAAATCTTGCGCAGGTTTTTTTCTGGATCCATACGCTGTCCATCTTTGGTTTTCTCGTTTTTATACCGCGCTCAAAGCACTTGCATATGATTGGCGCCGTTTTCAATACGTACTATCGCAACCTTGGGCCTGTCGGCAAGCTGAAAACGCTTGACTTGTCAGATGAGACGGTGGAAGAGTTTGGTGTCGCCAAAGTGACTCAGTTGAGTTGGAAGCAACTTCTCGACGGTTACGCCTGTACGGAGTGCGGACGCTGTCATGTATCCTGCCCCGCCACGCTCACGGGGAAGGATCTCTCGCCTAAGTACCTGATCCTGAAAATGAAGGATCATCTTGTCGATCAGGGTCCATCTCTATTGAAGATGGCCGCAGGTGGCGAGGATTACACGGCGAGCCTTCCTGATCTGGTAGGCGAAGTGTACACCGAAGACGAGATTTGGGCGTGCACGACATGTCGCGCGTGTGAGGAGGCGTGCCCGGTCTTTAATGAGCACGTCAGTCTGATCGTCGATCTTCGCCGCGACCTTGTCTTGACTAAAGGCAGCGCGCCGGGAGAAGTCAACCGCACATTCACAAACCTTGAGCGTCACTCCAACGAGTGGGGGCGTCCGCGTTCCGCGCGTGCGGAGTGGGCGGAGGGGCTTGGCATTCGCGTGATGGAAGATGTGGAAGGCGCAGTGGACTACCTGTACTATGTTGGAACGGCTGTGTCTTATGATCCGCGCAATCAAAAGATCGCGCAGTCCTTTGTGAAACTATTGCAAAAGGCGAATGTCGACTTTGCCATTCTCGGGAAAGAAGAGGAGAGCGATGGAGACTCGGCACGACGTCTCGGTAATGAGTTTCTCTATCAGGAGTTGGTCGAGCGCAATGTGGAACTCTTTAAAGCGTACGGCGTAAAAAAAATCGTCACAACAGATCCGCACGCGTTCAATCAGTTTTCCAAGGAATACAAGGATTTCGGGCTGGACATTGAGGTGCTGCATCACACACAGTTTTTGGCGGAACTTCTCAAAGAGGGGCGCATCATCCCGACGCAGCGCGTGGAAAAGACGGTTACGTATCACGACCCGTGCTACCTCGGACGGTATAATGGAGAGTATGACGCGCCTCGCTATATTCTTGAACACATTCCTGGTCTCACTGTGCTCGAAATGGAGCGCAGCCGCAATAAGAGCATGTGTTGCGGCGCGGGTGGCGGCTCAATGTTTAAAGAAGAGACGGGCGAGAAGCGCATCAATGTCGAACGCACCGAACAGGCGCTTGAGACGGGTGCAACGACGATTGCCACAGCGTGTCCGTACTGCATGACGATGATGATCGATGGGACGAAGGCGAAAGGTGTCGAGGAAGAAATCGACACGAATGACATCGCAGAACTACTGTGCATGGCCGTTTGA